In Actinomadura citrea, a single window of DNA contains:
- a CDS encoding response regulator — protein MPHDARILAVDDREENLTALAAVLDALPVEVVPVTSGQAALKELLNDDFALILLDVVMPEMDGFETAEHIKARPRTRDVPIIFLTAGGGTGEQAFRGYAAGAVDYLTKPFDPWLLRAKVSVFVELHRRNQQLQQQARLLRQTLEDDEGEGEGSPAGCDRLLAALDQRVARIEADVARLRSGEPADELDAHVADLRTALDALAAGG, from the coding sequence GTGCCGCACGACGCGAGGATTCTGGCCGTCGACGACCGCGAGGAGAACCTCACCGCCCTCGCGGCGGTGCTCGACGCGCTGCCGGTCGAGGTCGTGCCGGTCACCTCCGGCCAGGCCGCCCTGAAAGAGCTGCTGAACGACGACTTCGCGCTGATCCTGCTCGATGTCGTGATGCCGGAGATGGACGGGTTCGAGACGGCCGAGCACATCAAGGCCCGGCCGCGCACCCGGGACGTCCCGATCATCTTCCTCACGGCGGGCGGCGGCACCGGCGAGCAGGCGTTCCGCGGGTACGCGGCGGGCGCCGTCGACTACCTCACCAAGCCGTTCGACCCGTGGCTGCTGCGCGCGAAGGTGTCGGTGTTCGTGGAGCTGCACCGGCGGAACCAGCAGCTCCAGCAGCAGGCCCGGCTGCTGCGCCAGACGCTGGAGGACGACGAGGGCGAGGGCGAGGGGTCTCCGGCGGGATGCGACCGGCTCCTGGCGGCCCTGGACCAGCGGGTCGCCCGCATCGAGGCCGATGTCGCCCGGCTGCGGTCCGGCGAGCCGGCCGACGAGCTCGACGCCCACGTCGCCGATCTGCGGACGGCGCTGGACGCCCTGGCCGCGGGCGGCTGA
- a CDS encoding response regulator, with the protein MIKVLLADDQVLVRAGFRALLDAQPDIEVAGEAGDGEEAVALARRLRPDVILMDIRMPGLDGLEATRRIASDERLDGVHIVILTTFELDEYVFEALRGGASGFLVKDTEPVELIHAVRAVADGDALLSPSVTRRLIAEFAARAKEPAPSPRLNALTDREREVMALVGEGLSNEEIAARLVVSPATAKTHVSRTMVKLGARDRAQLVVFAYESGLVKPGWLP; encoded by the coding sequence ATGATCAAGGTGCTGCTGGCCGACGACCAGGTGCTGGTGCGGGCCGGGTTCCGGGCGCTGCTGGACGCGCAGCCCGACATCGAGGTCGCCGGGGAGGCGGGCGACGGCGAGGAGGCCGTGGCGCTGGCCCGCCGGCTGCGTCCCGACGTCATCCTGATGGACATCCGCATGCCCGGCCTGGACGGCCTGGAGGCGACCCGGAGGATCGCCTCCGACGAACGGCTGGACGGCGTCCACATCGTGATCCTCACCACGTTCGAGCTGGACGAGTACGTGTTCGAGGCGCTGCGCGGCGGGGCGAGCGGGTTCCTGGTCAAGGACACCGAGCCGGTGGAGCTGATCCACGCCGTCCGGGCCGTCGCGGACGGGGACGCGCTGCTGTCACCCAGCGTCACCCGGCGCCTGATCGCCGAGTTCGCCGCGCGGGCCAAGGAGCCCGCGCCCTCGCCGCGGCTGAACGCGCTCACCGACCGGGAGCGGGAGGTCATGGCGCTGGTCGGCGAGGGACTGTCGAACGAGGAGATCGCCGCCCGGCTCGTGGTGAGCCCCGCCACGGCGAAAACGCACGTCAGCCGTACGATGGTGAAGCTCGGGGCGCGGGACCGGGCGCAGCTCGTGGTGTTCGCCTACGAGTCGGGACTGGTCAAACCGGGCTGGCTGCCCTAG
- a CDS encoding DUF6230 family protein translates to MTPSSDAALGRVRWKRFAAIAAPAAIGAGALVLMTAQGAIASSFAVSGGSFKVSADSLNGQGFVQYGGVDAGKDGAKHPVQISGIRSAQIRNMCQSVKVGPFTLRLTAGTGAKPVEASDLVLDVEQLNADATFSDMEIGRDASTLSKGPDGAQGPAGMFGQQASTIELRNVKQVAWATTAGTFKLNDLSMKLGAECF, encoded by the coding sequence ATGACCCCCTCGTCCGACGCCGCGCTCGGCCGCGTCCGCTGGAAGCGGTTCGCCGCGATCGCCGCCCCCGCCGCGATCGGCGCGGGCGCCCTGGTCCTGATGACCGCGCAGGGCGCGATCGCCTCCTCCTTCGCCGTCTCCGGCGGCAGCTTCAAGGTCAGCGCCGACTCGCTGAACGGGCAGGGGTTCGTCCAGTACGGCGGGGTCGACGCGGGCAAGGACGGCGCCAAGCACCCGGTGCAGATCTCCGGCATCAGGTCCGCGCAGATCCGCAACATGTGCCAGTCGGTGAAGGTCGGCCCGTTCACCCTGCGGCTGACCGCCGGCACCGGCGCCAAGCCCGTCGAGGCGAGCGACCTCGTCCTGGACGTGGAGCAGCTGAACGCCGACGCCACGTTCTCCGACATGGAGATCGGCCGGGACGCGAGCACGCTCAGCAAGGGCCCGGACGGCGCGCAGGGCCCGGCGGGCATGTTCGGGCAGCAGGCGTCCACGATCGAGCTCCGCAACGTCAAGCAGGTCGCGTGGGCGACCACCGCCGGGACCTTCAAGCTGAACGACCTCAGCATGAAGCTCGGCGCCGAGTGCTTCTGA
- a CDS encoding DUF6114 domain-containing protein: MTFHTPPAPRAPHGFRRWRRTRPFWGGVFAVLGGVELVAIPLAPMPLVVHQGMAGVASWLIGALLVTAGALLWFQPAQRSFYGILAVLLSLASFLTSNFGGFLVGMLLGVLGGALGFAWSPAPDGHRPGAAPRDARHATHGAHAAPRGGRLTALAIPAVLGMHLLAPAPSPSPSSSAAPSSATPSPSATPPASRAPSQQPPTSAPPAPTTTPSPTATPSPTTPAPAKDAGTGPRLYADAGTLRADSLTMSGLSYDGVASLPSAGGAVQALKFSMTKAVLKNVDQTVAHGGAAARTRTGSLTLTGGVVMYTTKMSSKLLGIPVTFTPAAPPPLTLPYMVMTDVVSEQPAVTAGGAQISGLAATG; encoded by the coding sequence ATGACCTTCCACACCCCGCCGGCTCCCCGCGCGCCGCACGGATTCCGCCGCTGGCGGCGGACACGCCCCTTCTGGGGAGGCGTGTTCGCCGTCCTCGGCGGCGTCGAGCTGGTCGCGATCCCGCTGGCCCCGATGCCGCTCGTCGTCCACCAGGGCATGGCCGGCGTGGCCAGCTGGCTCATCGGCGCGCTGCTCGTCACCGCGGGCGCGCTGCTGTGGTTCCAGCCCGCCCAGCGCAGCTTCTACGGCATCCTCGCGGTCCTGCTGTCACTGGCGTCGTTCCTCACGTCCAACTTCGGCGGGTTCCTCGTCGGGATGCTGCTGGGCGTGCTCGGCGGAGCCCTCGGCTTCGCCTGGTCGCCCGCCCCGGACGGGCACCGGCCGGGCGCGGCGCCGCGGGACGCCCGTCACGCGACGCACGGGGCGCATGCGGCGCCGCGCGGCGGGCGGCTGACGGCCCTGGCGATCCCGGCCGTCCTGGGGATGCACCTGCTCGCCCCGGCGCCGTCGCCGTCCCCGTCCTCCTCGGCGGCCCCGTCCTCGGCGACGCCGTCCCCCTCGGCTACACCGCCCGCGAGCCGGGCACCGTCGCAGCAGCCCCCCACGAGCGCGCCCCCCGCGCCCACCACAACGCCCTCTCCCACCGCGACGCCCTCTCCCACCACCCCAGCTCCGGCCAAGGACGCGGGAACCGGACCGCGCCTCTACGCCGACGCCGGGACGCTGCGCGCCGACTCGCTGACGATGTCGGGGCTCAGCTACGACGGCGTCGCCTCCCTCCCCTCGGCGGGCGGGGCGGTGCAGGCGCTGAAGTTCAGCATGACCAAGGCCGTCCTGAAGAACGTCGACCAGACGGTCGCGCACGGCGGCGCCGCCGCGCGGACCCGGACCGGCAGCCTCACGCTGACCGGCGGCGTCGTCATGTACACGACGAAGATGTCGTCCAAGCTGCTGGGCATCCCGGTGACCTTCACCCCGGCGGCTCCGCCGCCGCTGACGCTGCCCTACATGGTGATGACGGACGTCGTCTCCGAGCAGCCCGCCGTCACCGCCGGCGGGGCGCAGATCAGCGGCCTCGCCGCCACCGGGTGA